A DNA window from Deltaproteobacteria bacterium contains the following coding sequences:
- a CDS encoding branched-chain amino acid ABC transporter permease, whose product MIFILEDTINGILMGSIYGLTALGLTIIFGVLKVINFAHGSLLMVSMYVAYWAVALSGLHPYLTLIVVVPAMFLFGYYLQDIVIKPIFKAEKDVREPITVIIVTTGVWYVLDNLTLLIFGPQYRNLQHNPLRGKMLEIGQMLISVPKLWGFAATIITALLLYLFFQKTRLGRAIRATSLDRQAASLMGINQYKVYNIAFGIGTATAGIAAVTLIPFYNVFPSVGVLFDIKGFIIVVLGGLGSIGGAILGGIIIGLIESLGPQFMTATWTEAIVYGLFLIFLFVKPSGLFGVKYDW is encoded by the coding sequence ATGATTTTCATTCTGGAAGACACTATCAACGGCATTCTTATGGGTTCCATCTATGGCCTCACTGCCCTGGGATTGACCATCATATTTGGAGTCCTGAAGGTCATCAATTTCGCCCATGGCTCGCTGCTCATGGTAAGCATGTACGTGGCCTACTGGGCAGTGGCGCTGAGCGGCTTGCACCCATATCTGACACTGATCGTGGTGGTCCCGGCCATGTTCTTATTCGGCTACTATTTACAGGACATCGTCATCAAACCCATTTTCAAGGCCGAAAAAGACGTCCGTGAACCCATCACGGTAATCATCGTAACCACCGGCGTCTGGTACGTACTGGACAACCTCACCCTTCTGATATTCGGACCGCAGTACCGGAACCTGCAGCATAATCCTCTGAGAGGAAAAATGCTGGAAATCGGCCAGATGCTCATCTCCGTTCCCAAACTCTGGGGTTTTGCAGCAACCATCATCACGGCTTTGCTGTTGTACCTGTTTTTCCAGAAAACCCGTCTGGGCCGCGCCATTCGTGCCACTAGCCTCGATCGACAGGCGGCCAGCCTGATGGGAATCAATCAGTACAAGGTGTACAACATTGCCTTTGGTATCGGTACGGCAACAGCCGGCATTGCCGCCGTAACTCTGATCCCATTCTACAATGTCTTTCCTTCCGTGGGGGTCCTTTTTGATATCAAAGGCTTCATAATCGTTGTGCTGGGAGGCCTCGGGAGCATTGGCGGAGCTATTCTGGGCGGCATCATTATCGGACTCATCGAATCTCTTGGCCCGCAGTTCATGACAGCGACCTGGACAGAGGCCATCGTTTATGGCCTGTTTCTTATCTTTTTGTTTGTCAAGCCATCAGGGCTCTTTGGCGTAAAATACGACTGGTAA
- a CDS encoding branched-chain amino acid ABC transporter permease: MTRDRINIVVVLGFTIIVFALPLVVRSATYLHILILLYLYAYLTTSWNLVGGFAGVLPLGHAVFVGIGAYTSTILSLQYGISPWLGMIVGGLLASIAGVLIGLPTFKMRGAYFALATIAFSEGIRVMVENIDKLGPFILNGPRGLQIPPLNMGLKQFMFASKEPYYYIILVMLITVLAFTYFISQSKLGYYLNAGGEEPEAAMALGVNVARAKLIAMAMSSFLTALAGTFYAQFTLYIHPKSVISLDLSFEIAFIALIGGRGSILGPVLGALLLRPVSDFSRIYFGDKLPGLHLIIFGVVLILVMIFQPRGLQEPLGRFYNRVVDRIIGQKAQELEA; this comes from the coding sequence ATGACCCGTGACAGGATCAATATAGTTGTTGTTCTGGGCTTCACTATCATTGTCTTTGCCTTGCCGCTTGTCGTTCGGAGCGCCACCTACCTGCATATCCTTATCTTGCTCTACCTGTATGCTTATCTCACCACCAGTTGGAACCTCGTTGGTGGCTTTGCCGGAGTGCTCCCTCTCGGGCATGCGGTGTTCGTCGGCATCGGGGCCTACACCTCCACTATCCTATCGCTGCAATACGGCATCAGTCCTTGGCTGGGGATGATCGTCGGCGGTTTACTGGCCTCCATAGCAGGAGTTCTTATCGGTCTGCCCACCTTCAAAATGCGCGGCGCCTATTTCGCTCTGGCAACTATTGCTTTTTCCGAAGGGATCCGGGTGATGGTCGAAAACATCGACAAGCTGGGCCCGTTCATCTTGAACGGCCCTCGCGGTCTGCAGATCCCGCCTCTCAACATGGGCTTGAAACAATTCATGTTCGCCAGCAAAGAGCCTTACTATTACATCATCCTGGTTATGCTGATCACTGTCCTCGCCTTCACATATTTCATCTCCCAGTCCAAACTGGGCTACTACCTGAATGCCGGCGGCGAAGAACCAGAGGCAGCCATGGCGCTGGGGGTCAACGTGGCCCGGGCTAAACTGATTGCCATGGCTATGAGCTCTTTTCTTACGGCCCTGGCAGGAACCTTTTACGCCCAGTTCACCCTGTACATTCATCCCAAGAGCGTCATTTCATTGGATCTTTCTTTTGAAATTGCCTTCATTGCCTTGATTGGCGGACGGGGCTCAATTCTGGGGCCGGTGCTGGGAGCTCTGCTCCTGAGACCTGTGAGCGACTTCTCTCGCATTTATTTTGGCGACAAACTCCCTGGATTGCATCTGATCATATTTGGTGTGGTGCTTATTCTCGTCATGATCTTCCAGCCGCGCGGACTCCAGGAGCCGCTCGGCCGATTTTACAACCGTGTGGTAGATCGCATTATCGGGCAGAAAGCCCAGGAACTTGAGGCATGA
- a CDS encoding ABC transporter ATP-binding protein, translating to MKILEINNITKDFGGLRALDNFSLSIEQGQIFGLIGPNGAGKSTAFNCIAGVYPPTHGEILFDGARITGEKPWNLCKKGLARTFQLVKPFSSKSVLYNVMVGSFARTRKKAEAEEKALQVLEHLRFTEKKDLRAGNLTIADRKRLEIARALGTEPKLLLLDEVMAGLRPAEVDEMVQIIKGLRAKGITIFVIEHIMRAIMALSDRVAVLHFGKKIAEGTPREVASDENVIKAYLGDEYVISGG from the coding sequence ATGAAAATCCTGGAAATAAATAATATTACAAAAGATTTCGGCGGACTGCGGGCGCTGGACAATTTCAGCCTGTCTATAGAGCAGGGCCAGATCTTCGGACTGATCGGCCCGAATGGTGCGGGAAAATCAACGGCATTCAACTGCATAGCAGGCGTCTACCCGCCAACACATGGCGAAATCCTTTTTGACGGCGCCAGAATCACGGGCGAAAAGCCCTGGAACCTGTGCAAGAAAGGGCTCGCGAGAACCTTCCAGCTGGTCAAACCTTTTTCATCCAAGAGTGTGCTCTACAATGTAATGGTGGGAAGCTTTGCCAGGACCCGCAAGAAGGCCGAGGCCGAGGAAAAGGCCTTGCAGGTGCTCGAACACCTGCGCTTTACTGAAAAGAAAGACCTGAGAGCGGGCAACCTCACCATAGCTGATCGCAAACGACTGGAGATTGCCCGAGCTTTGGGCACAGAGCCCAAGCTCCTGCTGCTGGACGAAGTCATGGCAGGGCTGCGTCCGGCTGAGGTGGATGAAATGGTGCAGATCATCAAAGGACTGCGCGCCAAGGGGATCACGATATTCGTCATCGAGCACATCATGCGAGCCATTATGGCCCTTTCGGACAGGGTGGCCGTCCTGCATTTCGGCAAGAAAATCGCTGAAGGCACGCCGCGGGAAGTGGCTTCAGATGAAAATGTAATCAAAGCCTATCTTGGAGACGAGTATGTCATTTCTGGAGGTTGA
- a CDS encoding ABC transporter ATP-binding protein, with protein MSFLEVDHIDVFYEDVQVIFDLSLHVKEGEIVSIIGGNGAGKSTLLNTISGLITPARGAIHFQGKPIQQSAPDEIVELGIIQVPEGRRLFSLMSVRDNLIVGAYNPRADKVKEQTLEAVYELFPRLKERERQMAMTLSGGEQQMVAIGRSLMAKPKLLMLDEPSLGLAPILIKMIFATVRQIANQGTTVLLVEQDVKNSLSLSDRAYVLEHGRIVMEGPALQLLEDPHIKSAYLGI; from the coding sequence ATGTCATTTCTGGAGGTTGACCATATCGATGTGTTCTACGAAGACGTCCAGGTCATTTTTGACCTCTCGCTCCATGTAAAAGAAGGCGAAATTGTCAGCATCATCGGCGGCAATGGCGCTGGTAAATCTACTTTGTTGAACACCATCTCCGGCTTGATTACTCCAGCCAGAGGGGCCATCCATTTTCAGGGCAAGCCCATCCAGCAGTCAGCCCCAGATGAGATCGTCGAACTGGGGATTATCCAGGTACCGGAAGGCAGACGCCTTTTCTCTCTCATGTCAGTGAGAGACAATCTCATTGTCGGTGCCTACAACCCGCGGGCCGACAAGGTCAAAGAACAGACTCTGGAAGCGGTTTATGAATTGTTCCCCCGCCTCAAAGAGAGGGAGCGGCAAATGGCCATGACGCTTTCCGGTGGCGAGCAGCAGATGGTTGCTATCGGTCGGAGTCTCATGGCCAAACCTAAACTCCTCATGCTGGACGAACCATCCCTGGGACTGGCTCCGATTCTCATCAAAATGATCTTCGCCACTGTTCGGCAAATAGCCAACCAGGGAACCACTGTGCTTCTTGTCGAACAAGATGTGAAGAACTCTCTCAGCCTGAGCGACCGCGCCTATGTCCTGGAGCATGGGCGGATAGTAATGGAGGGTCCGGCGCTGCAACTACTGGAAGACCCTCATATCAAGTCTGCCTATCTCGGGATCTGA